A single genomic interval of Halobacillus halophilus DSM 2266 harbors:
- a CDS encoding alpha/beta hydrolase — MSIGCLCIHGYTGSPEEVQPLADFLSGRTTWEISNPTLPGHGEELDLQGHYYQEWIATAELALLDLLERNDTIVIIGFSMGGMIAAYLTAKYRINRLVLLSAAGKYVSLPQMYKDIYEMFADAWKGALASNELFTRYQRKLQQTYLFSTFEFMKCVQFTRPYLKQVRCPVLIIQGELDGMVPKKTAEFLDEEIPAEEKELVFLKNSKHLICHGDDKDELFDTVLEFLD, encoded by the coding sequence ATGAGCATTGGTTGTTTATGTATTCATGGCTATACGGGAAGTCCTGAGGAAGTTCAGCCCCTTGCAGATTTTTTAAGTGGACGAACTACCTGGGAGATTTCCAACCCAACTTTGCCCGGTCATGGGGAAGAATTGGATCTCCAGGGGCATTACTACCAGGAATGGATTGCCACAGCGGAGCTTGCATTATTAGACTTGTTGGAGAGAAACGATACCATTGTCATAATCGGGTTCTCTATGGGAGGGATGATTGCTGCTTATTTAACGGCTAAGTATAGAATTAACCGTCTTGTATTACTCTCGGCTGCAGGGAAATATGTGAGCCTGCCGCAAATGTACAAAGACATTTATGAAATGTTTGCAGATGCCTGGAAGGGGGCGCTGGCTTCCAATGAACTATTCACAAGATACCAGAGAAAATTACAGCAAACCTATTTGTTCTCCACATTCGAATTTATGAAATGCGTGCAGTTCACCAGACCTTACTTAAAGCAGGTGAGATGTCCAGTGCTGATCATTCAGGGTGAACTGGATGGAATGGTACCGAAGAAAACGGCGGAATTCCTCGATGAAGAAATTCCAGCTGAAGAAAAAGAGCTGGTCTTCCTTAAAAATTCCAAGCATTTAATCTGTCATGGAGATGATAAGGACGAGCTCTTCGATACGGTATTAGAATTTTTGGACTGA
- a CDS encoding DMT family transporter — protein MNKPPIHPYIILFIGVLSISTAAIFVKLAGDAPASIVAFFRLSLAVLIMSPYVLWKHFDEIKQINQKDWIMAGLSGVFLAFHFILWFQSLSYTSVASSVVLVSLQPIFAFIGTFIFFKERFTIGAVLSLVITITGSVIISWGDFQISGLALLGDILALLGAFMVTGYFLLGQNLRKRLSLMTYTFLVYGTASVTLLLYNLILNQSFTGYNGSQWLIFLALAIIPTFFGHSLFNWILRWISTSTISMAVLLEPIGAAILAYWLLSEPVTWSQWLGGSIVLFGLMMFIFSTTKKVKPKITHAHQKQ, from the coding sequence ATGAATAAGCCTCCAATTCATCCATATATAATTTTATTCATAGGGGTATTATCCATATCTACAGCAGCGATTTTTGTTAAATTGGCTGGTGACGCTCCGGCATCGATTGTAGCTTTTTTCCGACTTTCGCTGGCTGTGCTTATTATGTCCCCTTATGTATTATGGAAACATTTTGATGAAATCAAACAAATTAATCAAAAAGATTGGATTATGGCTGGTTTATCCGGGGTGTTTTTAGCGTTTCACTTTATCTTATGGTTTCAGTCCCTGTCTTACACTTCTGTTGCAAGTTCGGTCGTTCTCGTTTCGCTGCAGCCAATTTTTGCTTTTATCGGGACTTTCATTTTCTTTAAAGAGCGTTTCACAATCGGTGCGGTTTTAAGCCTGGTCATTACGATAACAGGAAGTGTCATTATAAGCTGGGGCGATTTTCAAATTAGCGGCTTGGCTCTTCTCGGAGACATCCTGGCCCTTTTAGGAGCATTTATGGTTACCGGCTACTTCCTGCTGGGTCAGAACTTGAGAAAACGTCTTTCTCTTATGACTTACACTTTTCTTGTCTATGGCACAGCTTCTGTTACTTTACTGCTTTACAACCTTATTTTAAATCAATCATTCACCGGTTACAACGGCTCTCAATGGCTAATCTTCCTTGCACTGGCTATCATCCCGACTTTCTTCGGTCATTCCTTGTTTAATTGGATTCTGCGCTGGATCAGCACTTCAACGATTTCAATGGCCGTTTTACTGGAACCGATTGGTGCAGCTATTCTTGCTTATTGGCTGTTGAGCGAACCTGTTACATGGTCCCAGTGGCTTGGAGGCTCCATTGTACTCTTTGGACTGATGATGTTTATTTTCAGTACGACGAAAAAAGTTAAACCCAAAATTACGCATGCCCATCAAAAACAGTAA
- a CDS encoding DegV family protein, with translation MTIQLLIDGGGDLPDSMNDQHSIKNVPLNIHFGDEHYKTGETIDLPTFYKKLKQSEELPRSSSPSPNDFYEKYKEVDRDAPILVLALTQGLSSTYESAVMGMDMLLEEDPERQISVLNTKTASCGIALLVHEANRKIAEGLDFEALVSHMEERIEKTTTLFILKTLENVIKGGRLDRMKGTIAKTLNIKLLMKASDDEGAVEVTEKVRGNKKSIRRFVDQIGEYAHNLEDRVIALSHCNDEARGRKVLEDIKERYNPEDSLFMETGPLISTYAGEGGLVVAFFRD, from the coding sequence TTGACCATACAACTTTTGATTGATGGAGGGGGAGACCTTCCCGACTCCATGAACGATCAACATTCCATCAAAAATGTACCTTTGAATATTCATTTCGGCGATGAACATTATAAAACAGGTGAGACCATTGATCTGCCTACTTTTTATAAAAAACTAAAACAATCAGAAGAATTGCCAAGATCTTCTTCTCCAAGTCCGAATGACTTTTATGAAAAATATAAAGAAGTAGATCGCGACGCTCCTATTCTGGTTCTCGCACTTACTCAGGGACTGAGCAGTACGTACGAAAGTGCTGTAATGGGGATGGACATGCTTCTTGAGGAAGACCCGGAACGCCAAATATCCGTGCTGAACACAAAAACCGCTTCCTGCGGCATAGCCCTGCTCGTCCATGAAGCCAACAGGAAAATCGCAGAAGGGCTGGATTTTGAAGCTCTGGTATCTCATATGGAAGAACGTATCGAAAAAACCACTACGTTATTTATTCTAAAAACGCTTGAAAATGTTATAAAAGGCGGACGTCTTGATCGAATGAAAGGTACGATCGCCAAGACATTGAACATTAAACTACTTATGAAAGCCAGTGATGATGAAGGAGCCGTAGAAGTCACGGAAAAGGTTCGCGGAAACAAGAAATCTATCCGCCGCTTCGTTGACCAGATTGGTGAGTATGCCCATAACTTAGAAGACAGAGTCATTGCTTTATCCCATTGCAATGATGAAGCAAGAGGCCGAAAAGTTCTCGAGGATATAAAAGAACGTTACAATCCTGAAGATAGTTTATTTATGGAAACGGGTCCTCTCATCTCGACTTATGCAGGAGAAGGTGGATTAGTTGTTGCTTTCTTCAGAGATTAA
- a CDS encoding DEAD/DEAH box helicase, giving the protein MTTFNSLGLSNPILKSLDDMGFEETTPIQEQTIPLGLEGKDVIGQAQTGTGKTAAFGIPMLEKIDKQVKSVQGLIVAPTRELAIQVAEEMNRLGKVKGVRALPIYGGSNMERQIRSLKTNQIVVATPGRLLDHIRRKTIKLQNVHTAVLDEADEMLNMGFIEDIRDILKALPEERQTLLFSATMPKEIRDIATTLMNNPEEVKVKSKEMTVENIEQYFVEIPEKHKFDTLTRLLDIHDPALAIVFGRTKRRVDEVADGLQARGFSAEGIHGDLTQGKRMSTLNKFKRGRIEILVATDVAARGLDISEVSHVYNFDIPQDPESYVHRIGRTGRAGRKGESISFVTPREKDQLNLIEKLTKKKVERLKVPSSEEASRGQQKVAVDKLVESLGANDLKNYKHSANELLEQYDSSDIIAAALKMMTKERSEVPVSLTSVQPISVKNAQRSKGKKNYGKGGNRNYNSKNKSRNRNFNGKGGNRGYQNKGRNSNAK; this is encoded by the coding sequence GTGACAACATTTAATTCACTAGGCTTATCAAACCCAATTCTAAAATCTTTAGATGATATGGGCTTTGAAGAAACCACACCGATTCAAGAACAAACAATACCTCTAGGGCTGGAAGGCAAAGACGTGATCGGTCAAGCTCAGACAGGTACAGGTAAAACAGCAGCATTCGGTATTCCGATGCTTGAGAAAATTGACAAGCAGGTCAAATCCGTTCAAGGATTGATCGTAGCTCCAACTCGTGAACTGGCTATCCAGGTCGCAGAAGAGATGAACCGCCTTGGTAAAGTTAAAGGAGTTCGCGCACTACCAATTTATGGTGGGTCGAACATGGAACGCCAAATCCGGTCTCTTAAGACAAATCAAATTGTCGTAGCTACACCGGGACGTTTACTTGACCATATTCGCCGTAAAACTATAAAGCTTCAAAATGTACACACGGCTGTACTGGATGAAGCAGACGAAATGCTGAACATGGGTTTCATCGAGGATATTCGTGACATCCTAAAAGCTCTTCCTGAAGAGCGTCAGACGCTGCTTTTCTCAGCTACGATGCCTAAGGAAATTCGTGATATCGCGACAACCTTAATGAATAACCCTGAAGAAGTAAAAGTTAAATCAAAAGAAATGACCGTTGAAAATATCGAGCAATACTTTGTGGAGATCCCTGAGAAACACAAATTTGACACATTGACTCGCCTGCTTGATATTCACGACCCTGCTCTTGCCATTGTATTCGGTCGTACGAAGCGCCGTGTAGATGAGGTAGCGGACGGTTTACAAGCGCGTGGATTCAGCGCAGAAGGAATCCACGGAGACCTGACTCAAGGTAAGCGTATGTCTACGTTGAACAAGTTCAAGCGTGGACGTATTGAAATTCTGGTAGCTACAGACGTAGCCGCTCGTGGTCTGGATATTTCTGAAGTATCACATGTGTATAACTTCGATATCCCTCAAGATCCTGAAAGCTATGTTCACCGCATTGGACGTACAGGTCGTGCGGGACGTAAAGGTGAGTCTATTTCTTTCGTAACACCACGTGAGAAAGACCAGCTTAATTTGATTGAGAAGCTTACGAAGAAAAAAGTGGAGCGTCTTAAAGTTCCTTCTTCTGAAGAAGCTTCCCGCGGCCAGCAAAAAGTAGCGGTTGACAAGCTTGTAGAATCTCTTGGTGCAAACGACCTTAAGAATTACAAGCATTCAGCTAACGAATTGCTTGAGCAATATGATTCTTCTGATATCATAGCGGCAGCTCTTAAGATGATGACGAAAGAGCGCAGCGAAGTACCTGTCAGCTTGACTTCCGTACAGCCGATCAGCGTGAAAAATGCTCAGCGCAGTAAAGGTAAGAAGAATTATGGTAAAGGCGGAAACCGCAATTACAACTCGAAGAATAAATCCCGCAACCGTAACTTCAACGGAAAAGGCGGCAACCGTGGTTACCAGAACAAAGGACGTAACTCAAACGCTAAATAA
- a CDS encoding MFS transporter, which translates to MTKHKNTKAPLQTSFYYGWIIVAVAGLSVFFSGPGQTYSVSIFIDYYIEDFGYSRSLVSGIYSGATLCAGFALFMMGRLVDRFGQRTMMVVVGIFLSMALFWNAFLLGPIMMFFGFFMIRLFGQGSMTLIPNTLVPQWFIRKRGRALSVMAIGGFASSALMPPLNTWMIETAGWRAAWGIWGALLLIVFVPVAFFFVRNQPKLVGEVPDGNPKPVKDGDDPNPNIEVNEKSWTLKEAMATKAFWFILFCVIVPALVNTAITFHIVSIMGLRGLDTGVAAMVLTLMAIIGFPVTFLTGYLVDRFQVHYILAITFFGHIFTLLLLLFTDTWWLAVAFGVLWGFVNGFERIVLSIVWPNYFGREHLGSIKGLAQTVMVIGSALGPLPFGIFYDWLGGYQEVILLTIAFPVTAGILALSSPQPKYEDYHG; encoded by the coding sequence ATGACGAAACACAAAAATACAAAAGCACCCCTTCAAACTTCATTTTATTATGGGTGGATCATCGTTGCGGTTGCGGGGCTTAGCGTGTTCTTCTCAGGGCCGGGTCAAACCTATTCGGTTTCTATTTTCATAGATTACTATATTGAGGACTTTGGTTATTCACGCTCCCTCGTTTCAGGTATATACTCAGGTGCAACCTTGTGTGCCGGGTTTGCCTTATTCATGATGGGGAGGCTGGTCGATCGATTTGGTCAGCGAACGATGATGGTTGTGGTAGGAATTTTCTTATCCATGGCGTTGTTTTGGAACGCCTTCTTGTTAGGTCCGATCATGATGTTTTTCGGCTTTTTTATGATTCGTTTATTTGGTCAGGGTTCGATGACTTTAATTCCCAACACCCTGGTTCCTCAATGGTTTATTCGAAAGAGAGGCCGCGCGCTGAGTGTGATGGCGATTGGCGGATTCGCGAGCTCAGCCTTAATGCCGCCTTTAAATACATGGATGATTGAAACAGCAGGGTGGAGAGCAGCCTGGGGAATATGGGGCGCCCTATTATTGATTGTATTTGTGCCCGTGGCATTCTTTTTTGTCCGCAACCAGCCTAAATTGGTTGGAGAAGTACCGGATGGAAATCCAAAGCCTGTTAAAGACGGTGACGATCCGAATCCCAATATAGAAGTTAATGAAAAAAGCTGGACCTTAAAAGAAGCTATGGCTACGAAAGCTTTCTGGTTTATACTTTTTTGTGTAATCGTACCGGCTCTTGTCAATACAGCTATTACCTTTCATATTGTATCCATTATGGGCTTAAGAGGCCTTGATACGGGAGTCGCTGCGATGGTGTTGACTTTAATGGCGATTATCGGCTTCCCTGTTACATTCCTGACGGGATACTTAGTGGACCGATTCCAAGTACATTACATATTGGCTATCACTTTCTTTGGTCATATTTTTACTTTACTGCTTCTGTTATTTACAGATACTTGGTGGCTCGCTGTAGCTTTTGGTGTATTGTGGGGATTTGTGAATGGATTTGAACGAATCGTTCTGAGCATTGTTTGGCCGAACTATTTTGGCCGTGAACATTTGGGAAGCATTAAAGGACTCGCACAGACTGTCATGGTTATCGGATCTGCTTTAGGTCCGCTTCCGTTTGGCATTTTTTATGATTGGCTTGGAGGTTACCAGGAAGTCATTCTGTTAACGATTGCGTTCCCAGTAACAGCCGGAATTTTGGCTTTGAGTTCTCCGCAGCCTAAATATGAAGACTATCACGGCTGA
- a CDS encoding flavodoxin: MNSIMIGFASMSGNTEEIADVLKAHLENCGFHVTLDEIDEIDPHEFKNYSGVLLGSYTWNDGDLPYEVEEFYEDVTETDLTGFPIAVFGSGDSIYPHFCEAVNQLESACQESGAVIASTSLKIEHYPESDEDLSRCETFAAEFALFLKDSIKSLS, from the coding sequence ATGAATTCTATCATGATAGGATTTGCAAGTATGTCTGGGAATACAGAAGAAATAGCGGACGTGCTCAAAGCTCATCTGGAAAACTGTGGTTTTCACGTAACACTAGATGAAATTGACGAGATAGACCCTCATGAGTTTAAGAATTATTCCGGAGTATTACTTGGTTCCTACACTTGGAACGACGGGGACCTTCCCTACGAGGTGGAAGAATTTTATGAAGATGTAACAGAAACGGACCTAACCGGGTTCCCTATAGCTGTTTTTGGTTCAGGCGACTCCATTTATCCTCATTTCTGCGAAGCTGTTAACCAGCTGGAGAGTGCATGTCAGGAATCAGGGGCGGTAATTGCATCTACTTCTCTTAAAATTGAACATTATCCTGAGAGTGATGAGGATTTATCAAGATGTGAAACCTTTGCAGCAGAATTTGCACTCTTCCTTAAAGACTCTATCAAATCTCTAAGTTGA